In one Acidaminococcales bacterium genomic region, the following are encoded:
- a CDS encoding helix-turn-helix domain-containing protein — protein MTIAEILKAMRNELSISQEMLARDLTVSFATLNRWENRRANPSRLAMSKLKEYAAKSGVSDTIVAELNRIRT, from the coding sequence ATGACGATCGCCGAGATTCTCAAAGCAATGCGCAATGAACTGAGCATTTCACAGGAAATGCTTGCGCGTGACTTGACCGTTAGCTTCGCAACGCTCAATCGTTGGGAGAACCGGCGCGCCAACCCGAGCCGCCTCGCAATGTCGAAGCTCAAAGAATACGCCGCAAAGAGTGGTGTTTCAGATACGATTGTGGCGGAGCTTAACCGTATTCGCACATAA
- a CDS encoding type I restriction-modification system subunit M: MDTATYNSIVSFIWGIADDCLRDVYVRGKYRDVILPMTVIRRLDAVLEATKDDVLKMKKMLDDSGIVNQTEALCNAAKQSFCNASPFKLKDLANRAGRQKLKADFLVYLNGFSPNVKEILKKFKFAVQVDTMSEAGILGAVIEKFVLPTVNLGPYPVLDDIGGIKIPALDNHTMGTVFEELIRRFNEENNEEAGEHFTPRDVVELMADLVFVPIADKIKDSTYSCYDGASGTGGMLMVSQGRLADIAQKSGKSVSIHLFGQEVNPETFAITRADMLLKGEGGESGNIAYGSTLADDRFPSRSFDFMLSNPPYGKSWKTDAEKMGGKKGILDTRFVTQFKDDPEFSMIPRTSDGQLMFLLNNISKMKHDTELGSRIAEVHNGSSLFTGDAGQGESNARRYMIENDLVEAIIALPENMFYNTGIGTFIWVLSNRKTPQRRGKLQLIDATSFKSPLKKNLGKRNCELTPDDRKRILDLFLNMTENEHSRVFDNSEFGYWKVTVLQPQLDGSDKPLRDKKGAFVVDKDKTDTEQVPFAYPGGVEAFIENEVKPYAPLAWMDEKQTKIGYEISFTKYFYKPVELRPLAEITADILALERETAGLLSEILGVGV; the protein is encoded by the coding sequence ATGGACACAGCAACCTACAACTCAATCGTGAGTTTCATTTGGGGCATCGCCGACGACTGTCTCCGTGATGTTTATGTGCGCGGCAAGTACCGCGATGTTATCTTGCCGATGACCGTCATTCGCCGCCTCGATGCTGTGCTTGAAGCGACTAAAGATGACGTACTGAAAATGAAGAAGATGCTCGACGACTCCGGCATTGTCAATCAGACCGAGGCACTCTGCAACGCCGCGAAACAGTCATTTTGCAACGCTTCGCCGTTCAAGCTGAAAGACCTTGCAAACCGCGCCGGCCGGCAGAAACTGAAAGCGGACTTTTTAGTATACCTTAACGGTTTTTCGCCCAATGTTAAGGAGATACTGAAAAAGTTCAAGTTTGCCGTACAGGTGGACACGATGTCCGAAGCCGGCATTCTCGGCGCGGTGATAGAAAAATTCGTGTTGCCGACTGTAAATCTTGGCCCTTACCCTGTGCTTGACGACATCGGCGGCATAAAGATACCCGCGCTTGACAATCACACGATGGGGACGGTGTTCGAGGAGCTTATACGCCGCTTCAACGAGGAAAACAACGAGGAAGCCGGGGAACACTTCACGCCGCGTGACGTGGTGGAGCTTATGGCAGACCTTGTGTTTGTGCCGATTGCCGACAAAATCAAAGACTCGACCTATTCCTGCTACGACGGCGCAAGCGGCACGGGCGGTATGCTCATGGTGTCGCAGGGACGGCTTGCCGACATTGCGCAAAAGAGTGGCAAGAGCGTGTCCATTCACCTGTTCGGGCAGGAGGTAAACCCCGAAACATTCGCAATCACCCGCGCCGATATGCTGCTCAAAGGCGAGGGCGGCGAATCTGGCAACATCGCCTATGGCTCGACGCTTGCGGACGACCGCTTTCCAAGCCGCAGCTTTGACTTTATGCTCTCCAACCCACCTTACGGCAAGAGCTGGAAAACAGACGCGGAAAAAATGGGCGGCAAGAAAGGCATACTTGACACGCGCTTTGTTACGCAGTTCAAGGACGACCCGGAGTTTTCTATGATACCGCGCACAAGCGACGGCCAGCTTATGTTCCTGTTGAACAACATCAGCAAGATGAAGCACGACACCGAGCTTGGCTCGCGCATTGCCGAAGTTCACAACGGCTCAAGCCTGTTTACGGGCGACGCTGGGCAAGGCGAGAGCAACGCTCGCCGCTATATGATTGAAAACGACCTCGTGGAAGCGATTATCGCCCTTCCTGAAAATATGTTCTACAACACCGGAATCGGCACGTTTATTTGGGTGCTGTCTAACCGAAAGACCCCGCAACGGCGCGGCAAACTGCAACTGATTGACGCAACTTCGTTCAAGTCGCCGCTGAAGAAGAATCTCGGCAAGCGCAACTGCGAGCTTACGCCGGACGACCGCAAACGCATACTCGACCTGTTCCTCAATATGACCGAGAACGAGCACAGCCGCGTGTTTGACAACTCCGAGTTTGGCTATTGGAAAGTGACCGTCCTGCAACCGCAGCTTGACGGGAGCGACAAGCCGCTCCGCGATAAGAAAGGCGCTTTTGTCGTCGATAAGGACAAAACCGACACGGAGCAAGTCCCGTTTGCATACCCCGGCGGTGTCGAAGCGTTTATCGAGAACGAAGTGAAGCCCTACGCGCCGCTTGCGTGGATGGACGAGAAGCAGACGAAAATCGGGTATGAAATTAGCTTCACCAAGTATTTCTACAAGCCTGTGGAACTGCGTCCGCTTGCTGAAATCACCGCCGACATTCTCGCGCTTGAACGCGAAACGGCAGGACTGTTGAGTGAGATTTTGGGGGTAGGGGTATAA
- a CDS encoding DEAD/DEAH box helicase family protein gives MPTNTQESGLESLIVDWLVVHNGFEQGVSADYNREYAVDELRMLRFLETTQPKQYGQLGLDGAGMKRLQFLDRLRGEIAKRGIVDVFRNGIRIYPASLVMFYMTPSEKNTKAAEQFERNIFSVTRQLRYSQGNTKLALDLCLFINGLPVITCELKNQLTKQDVDDAVYQYKTDRDPKELLFQFKRCMVHFAVDDARVKFCTRLSGKSSWFLPFNKGYNDGAGNPPNPDGIMTDYLWKDIFTKRELANIIENYAQVVSEKNEDTGRTSEKQIFPRYHQLAVVKALLSDVRKNGVGQRYLIQHSAGSGKSNSIAWLAHQFVGLEVSGANVVDSVIVVTDRVNLDKQIRDTIKQFMQVSNTVAWAEHSGDLRAAITGGKKIIITTVHKFPLILNYIGSEHKRRKFAIIIDEAHSSQSGSMSTKMNLALGGCYDPNDDVEDKINKLVEGRKMLTNASYFAFTATPKNKTLEMFGVPVQQGDGTVHHKPFHNYSMKQAIQEGFILDVLRSFTPIQSYYKLTKTISEDPKFDKKKAQKKLRKFVESNDYAINQKADIMVEHFHEHVAQKIGGKARAMIVTAGIERAIDYFHAVNRCLEARKSPYKAIVAFSGDKEYGGVTINEAALNGFPSNAIPGKFKEGPYRFLIVADKFQTGYDEPLLHTMYVDKILSDIKAVQTLSRLNRAMQGKLDTFVLDFANDPDDIQESFSRYYRTTMLSGETDPNKLYDLIAVMEAHQVYTKYHIDTFVDLYLNGAERDKLDPILDVCTNLYKRLDENAQVEFKSSAKAFVRTYGFLGAILPHGNAEWEKLSIFLNLLLPKLPSPIEEDLSQGIINAIDLDSYRAVAKEQMAIQLEDADATVEPVPTGKVAGKGEPELDLLSTILSNFNDLFGNIDWKDADNIRRQIAEIPGMVAKDQTYQNAMKNADKQEARTESDRVLQRVVMSIMSDNMELFKQFNDNPPFRKWLQDMVFSMTYDSNSDRMKPAEMRD, from the coding sequence ATGCCGACTAACACACAGGAATCGGGACTTGAAAGCCTAATCGTTGACTGGCTCGTAGTGCATAACGGTTTCGAGCAGGGCGTAAGCGCGGACTATAACCGCGAGTACGCCGTTGACGAGTTGCGCATGTTGCGCTTTCTTGAAACGACGCAACCGAAGCAGTACGGGCAACTTGGGCTTGACGGCGCGGGGATGAAACGACTACAATTCCTTGACCGGCTGCGCGGCGAAATCGCCAAGCGCGGCATTGTTGACGTTTTCCGCAACGGGATAAGGATTTACCCCGCCAGCCTTGTGATGTTCTATATGACGCCATCGGAGAAGAACACGAAAGCGGCGGAGCAGTTTGAGCGGAACATATTCAGCGTGACGCGGCAGTTGCGGTATTCGCAGGGCAATACGAAACTCGCGCTTGACCTTTGTCTGTTCATTAACGGCTTGCCTGTTATCACCTGCGAACTCAAAAATCAGCTTACGAAGCAGGACGTTGACGATGCGGTGTACCAGTACAAGACCGACCGCGACCCGAAAGAGCTATTGTTCCAGTTCAAACGCTGTATGGTACACTTCGCCGTTGACGATGCGCGGGTGAAGTTCTGCACACGGCTCTCCGGCAAATCGTCGTGGTTTCTGCCGTTTAACAAGGGCTATAACGATGGCGCGGGCAACCCGCCCAATCCCGACGGCATTATGACCGATTACCTGTGGAAAGACATTTTTACTAAGCGCGAGCTTGCGAACATTATAGAGAATTACGCGCAAGTGGTTTCTGAGAAGAACGAGGACACAGGCAGGACAAGCGAAAAGCAGATATTCCCGCGCTATCACCAGCTTGCCGTAGTCAAGGCGTTGCTTTCCGATGTCCGCAAAAACGGCGTAGGTCAGCGGTATCTGATACAGCACAGCGCGGGTAGCGGAAAGTCCAACTCCATAGCGTGGCTCGCGCATCAGTTTGTCGGGCTTGAGGTCAGCGGCGCGAATGTTGTTGACTCCGTGATTGTCGTCACCGACCGCGTGAACCTCGACAAGCAAATCCGCGACACAATCAAGCAGTTTATGCAGGTGTCGAATACCGTGGCGTGGGCGGAACACTCCGGCGATCTCCGCGCCGCTATCACGGGCGGAAAGAAGATTATCATTACGACCGTTCACAAGTTCCCGCTAATCCTCAACTACATAGGCTCGGAGCATAAGCGCCGCAAGTTTGCGATTATCATTGACGAGGCGCACAGCAGTCAAAGCGGCAGCATGTCCACTAAGATGAACCTCGCGCTCGGCGGCTGCTATGACCCGAACGACGATGTGGAGGACAAGATTAACAAGCTCGTTGAGGGGCGTAAAATGCTAACAAACGCGAGCTACTTTGCGTTCACCGCCACGCCGAAGAACAAGACTTTGGAGATGTTCGGCGTTCCTGTGCAGCAGGGCGACGGCACGGTTCACCATAAGCCGTTCCACAACTACTCGATGAAACAAGCCATTCAGGAGGGCTTTATACTCGACGTCCTGCGCTCCTTCACTCCGATTCAGAGCTATTACAAACTCACTAAGACCATTAGCGAAGACCCTAAGTTTGACAAGAAAAAGGCGCAGAAGAAGCTGCGCAAGTTTGTTGAGAGCAACGACTACGCTATCAATCAGAAAGCCGACATAATGGTGGAACACTTCCATGAACACGTCGCGCAGAAGATTGGGGGCAAAGCCCGCGCTATGATTGTGACGGCGGGGATTGAACGCGCCATTGACTATTTCCACGCCGTCAATCGTTGTCTTGAAGCACGAAAAAGCCCGTACAAGGCGATAGTCGCGTTCAGCGGCGATAAGGAATATGGTGGCGTAACCATAAACGAAGCCGCGCTTAACGGCTTTCCGAGTAACGCCATACCCGGCAAGTTCAAGGAAGGACCATACCGTTTCTTGATTGTCGCGGATAAGTTCCAAACAGGCTATGACGAACCGCTTTTGCACACGATGTATGTTGATAAAATTCTAAGTGACATTAAAGCGGTGCAAACCCTTTCTCGGTTGAACCGCGCAATGCAGGGCAAGTTAGATACCTTTGTGCTTGACTTTGCCAATGACCCTGACGACATACAAGAGTCATTCTCGCGCTATTACCGCACAACGATGCTTTCAGGCGAGACCGACCCGAACAAGCTATATGACCTCATAGCGGTTATGGAAGCTCACCAAGTTTACACAAAGTATCACATTGACACATTCGTTGACCTGTACCTAAACGGCGCGGAGCGCGACAAACTCGACCCGATACTTGATGTATGCACGAACCTATACAAACGGCTTGACGAGAACGCGCAAGTTGAGTTCAAGTCGTCGGCTAAGGCGTTTGTCCGCACCTATGGTTTCTTGGGCGCAATACTGCCGCATGGCAATGCCGAATGGGAGAAACTATCTATATTCCTCAACCTGCTTCTGCCTAAGTTGCCGTCGCCCATTGAGGAAGACCTTTCGCAAGGCATAATAAACGCTATTGACCTCGACAGCTATCGCGCCGTAGCCAAAGAACAGATGGCGATTCAGCTTGAAGACGCCGATGCAACCGTTGAACCTGTTCCGACCGGAAAGGTTGCGGGAAAGGGTGAGCCGGAGCTTGACTTGTTATCGACCATTCTCTCCAATTTCAATGACCTATTCGGCAACATTGACTGGAAAGACGCCGACAATATCAGGCGGCAAATCGCAGAGATTCCGGGTATGGTTGCGAAAGACCAAACCTATCAGAACGCAATGAAAAACGCCGACAAGCAGGAAGCCCGCACCGAGAGCGACCGCGTCCTGCAAAGAGTGGTTATGAGCATAATGTCCGACAATATGGAGCTTTTCAAGCAATTCAACGACAATCCGCCATTCCGCAAGTGGTTACAGGATATGGTGTTCTCTATGACTTACGACAGCAATTCTGATAGAATGAAACCTGCGGAAATGAGAGATTAG
- the abc-f gene encoding ABC-F type ribosomal protection protein, whose amino-acid sequence MSLISVSNLTFAYAGSYDNIFENVNFRIETDWKLGFIGRNGRGKTTFLNLLLDKYEYAGNISASVSFAYFPYDVPDKQINTIDAINSIGHDCLDWELRRELSLLEVSDDILNRRFNALSAGEQTKVLLAVLFLKENSFLLIDEPTNHLDMAGRAIVSAYLKSKKGFILVSHDRAFLDNCVDHILSINKTNIEIQRGNFSSWLLNKECQDSQETAENERLKKDIKKLNEAAKRTAAWSCLAEKTKHGTRNSGLRPDRGFIGHKSAKMMKRSKAIAARQQSAIDDKSGLCKNIESADNLKITQMRYHTSRLIALEGVSVFYGEKTACQNVSFSIEQGDRVALSGKNGSGKSSVIKLICGENMQYTGVFHKGSRLAVSYVSQDTSFLSGSLSGYALRCGIDESLFKAILRKLNFSKVQFEKDMRDFSGGQKKKVLIAQSLCEKAHLHVWDEPLNFIDVISRMQIENLLIENAPTILFVEHDSVFCDNIATKKIMLS is encoded by the coding sequence ATGTCGCTTATAAGCGTGTCAAATTTAACCTTTGCCTACGCGGGCAGTTATGACAACATCTTTGAAAACGTAAACTTTCGGATAGAAACCGACTGGAAATTGGGCTTTATTGGAAGAAACGGCAGGGGCAAGACTACATTCCTTAACTTGCTGCTTGACAAATATGAGTATGCCGGCAACATTTCCGCAAGTGTCAGTTTTGCGTATTTTCCGTATGATGTGCCGGACAAGCAAATAAACACAATCGATGCCATAAATAGCATTGGCCATGATTGTTTGGACTGGGAGCTTAGGCGCGAGCTTTCGCTGCTTGAAGTTTCGGACGATATTTTAAACCGGCGTTTTAACGCTTTATCTGCCGGCGAACAGACAAAAGTATTGCTTGCCGTGCTTTTTCTCAAAGAAAACAGTTTTTTGCTTATTGACGAGCCGACCAATCATCTTGACATGGCGGGCAGGGCCATTGTAAGCGCTTATTTGAAATCAAAGAAAGGTTTTATTTTGGTCTCGCATGACAGGGCTTTTCTTGACAACTGTGTTGACCATATCCTGTCCATCAACAAAACGAATATCGAAATACAGCGGGGCAATTTTTCTTCGTGGCTTCTCAACAAGGAGTGCCAGGACAGCCAGGAAACCGCTGAAAACGAACGGTTGAAAAAAGACATCAAAAAACTGAATGAAGCCGCAAAACGTACAGCTGCATGGTCTTGCCTGGCCGAAAAAACGAAACACGGCACACGCAATTCAGGGTTGCGCCCCGACAGAGGCTTCATCGGGCACAAGTCCGCCAAAATGATGAAGCGATCCAAAGCGATTGCAGCACGGCAGCAGTCCGCAATTGACGATAAATCAGGGTTATGTAAAAATATTGAGAGCGCGGACAACTTAAAAATAACGCAAATGCGCTACCATACAAGCCGTTTGATTGCTCTTGAAGGCGTTTCTGTTTTCTACGGCGAAAAAACGGCTTGCCAAAACGTCAGTTTTTCGATCGAACAAGGCGACAGAGTTGCCTTGTCCGGCAAAAACGGGTCGGGCAAATCAAGCGTCATAAAACTCATTTGCGGCGAGAACATGCAATATACCGGAGTTTTTCACAAAGGCAGCCGGTTGGCCGTTTCCTATGTTTCTCAGGACACTTCCTTTTTATCGGGAAGCCTGTCCGGTTACGCTTTAAGATGCGGCATTGACGAGAGCCTTTTCAAAGCCATTTTGCGCAAGCTCAATTTTTCGAAGGTACAATTTGAAAAGGATATGCGTGATTTCAGCGGCGGACAGAAGAAAAAGGTGCTGATTGCCCAAAGCCTATGCGAAAAAGCCCATTTGCATGTTTGGGATGAACCCCTCAATTTCATTGATGTCATATCACGTATGCAGATTGAAAATTTACTGATAGAAAATGCTCCCACTATTTTGTTTGTGGAGCATGATAGCGTTTTCTGCGATAATATAGCGACAAAGAAAATCATGCTGAGTTAA
- the rpmH gene encoding 50S ribosomal protein L34: MKRTYQPNNLWRKRTHGFRERMKTIGGRAVLKRRRARGRKRLSA, from the coding sequence ATGAAAAGGACTTACCAGCCAAACAATCTTTGGCGCAAACGGACGCACGGCTTTCGTGAACGAATGAAAACCATCGGCGGGCGCGCTGTTTTAAAGCGGCGCCGCGCGCGCGGCCGGAAAAGGCTGTCGGCGTAA
- the rnpA gene encoding ribonuclease P protein component, producing the protein MAENGGRLSYKFGRSLRLRKKKDFQKVYEKGRSFGDYAGILRVLPLRGSQEKRFGVAAGKKLGNAVRRNRMKRMMREVCRHFQHEVKEGAAFIWIARRPLLKAGREAFERTFLNLAEKARILVKKERGEECEKH; encoded by the coding sequence ATGGCTGAAAACGGCGGGCGGCTAAGCTATAAATTCGGGCGTTCTTTGCGGCTGCGCAAAAAGAAAGATTTCCAGAAAGTTTACGAAAAAGGCAGGTCTTTCGGCGATTATGCCGGAATTTTGCGCGTATTGCCTTTGCGCGGGTCGCAGGAAAAAAGATTCGGCGTGGCGGCGGGCAAAAAGCTTGGCAATGCCGTGCGGCGCAACCGAATGAAAAGAATGATGCGGGAAGTTTGCCGGCATTTTCAGCATGAAGTGAAAGAAGGCGCCGCTTTCATCTGGATCGCCCGCCGGCCTTTGCTGAAGGCCGGGCGGGAGGCGTTTGAAAGGACATTTTTGAATTTAGCGGAAAAGGCGCGCATTTTAGTAAAAAAAGAACGCGGGGAAGAATGCGAAAAGCACTGA
- the yidD gene encoding membrane protein insertion efficiency factor YidD produces MRKALILLIRFYQLCISPFLGANCRFYPTCSAYAVTAIEKYGAGKGSFLAIKRILRCHPFHKGGYDPVV; encoded by the coding sequence ATGCGAAAAGCACTGATTTTACTCATTCGTTTTTACCAATTGTGCATATCGCCGTTTTTGGGTGCCAATTGCCGTTTTTATCCGACTTGTTCCGCTTACGCTGTAACGGCCATAGAAAAATATGGCGCGGGCAAAGGCAGTTTTTTGGCCATCAAGCGGATACTGCGCTGCCATCCTTTTCATAAAGGCGGCTACGACCCAGTTGTTTGA
- a CDS encoding YidC/Oxa1 family membrane protein insertase, with protein sequence MAGIADLFIEFIQKMIEFCYQAGAAAGFANYGFAIILFTLIIKLAMYPLTRKQIQSTKAMQEIQPQMKALQERYKNDKQRLQEETLKLYKETGFNPLAGCLPLVAQMPVLMGIFFALKGFDYGGSPPSFLWMPSLAEPDPYYIMPVLSGLTTLAQSYYTMPDTSSGQNRMMLYFMPLFIGYISLQFAAGLVLYWVTTNILQVAQQFWHARGDRREAAAKTGQKSTSKRRP encoded by the coding sequence ATGGCAGGCATAGCGGATTTATTTATAGAGTTTATCCAAAAAATGATTGAGTTTTGTTACCAGGCCGGCGCGGCCGCCGGTTTCGCCAATTATGGGTTTGCCATTATTTTATTCACTCTCATAATCAAATTGGCAATGTATCCCCTGACAAGAAAACAGATACAATCCACGAAAGCCATGCAGGAAATACAGCCGCAGATGAAGGCCCTGCAGGAAAGATATAAAAACGACAAACAAAGGCTTCAGGAAGAGACCTTGAAACTATACAAAGAAACCGGCTTTAATCCTCTGGCCGGCTGTTTGCCGCTGGTGGCGCAGATGCCTGTCCTGATGGGCATTTTTTTCGCTTTGAAAGGATTTGACTACGGCGGCAGCCCGCCGTCTTTTTTATGGATGCCCAGCTTGGCGGAGCCTGATCCCTACTATATAATGCCTGTGCTGTCCGGGCTGACCACTTTAGCGCAGTCCTACTATACCATGCCCGACACGTCTTCCGGCCAGAACCGGATGATGCTTTATTTTATGCCGCTTTTTATCGGCTATATTAGTTTGCAGTTTGCCGCCGGGCTGGTCCTTTACTGGGTAACAACCAATATTTTGCAGGTCGCGCAGCAATTTTGGCACGCGCGCGGAGACAGACGGGAGGCGGCGGCAAAAACCGGACAGAAATCCACCAGCAAAAGGAGGCCTTAA
- a CDS encoding protein jag, translating into MPNVVEKTGKSLEEALKAALDEIGVEKDKVEYEVVEEKEKKGLFGLFGTKQVTVRVSVRAVAPADAAKEFLAGIFEKMAMEVLIEKFAGEDDTVNLEIYGSDMGLLIGKHGQTLEALQYLANLVANKGRETWVKILLDIENYRKRREETLSKLALRLADKVKRGGERVALEPMNSHERKIIHMALQDDRRITTYSEGEGHYRHVVIIPKK; encoded by the coding sequence ATGCCCAACGTAGTCGAGAAAACCGGAAAATCTTTGGAAGAGGCGCTTAAAGCCGCTTTGGACGAAATTGGCGTGGAAAAAGACAAAGTAGAATACGAAGTAGTGGAAGAAAAAGAAAAAAAAGGTTTGTTCGGCTTGTTTGGCACAAAGCAGGTTACCGTCCGCGTATCGGTACGCGCGGTCGCCCCGGCGGACGCGGCGAAAGAATTTTTGGCCGGCATTTTTGAAAAAATGGCGATGGAAGTTTTGATCGAAAAGTTTGCGGGCGAAGATGACACGGTGAATTTAGAAATATACGGTTCGGACATGGGCCTTTTGATCGGCAAACACGGACAGACGCTGGAAGCGTTGCAGTACCTGGCCAATCTGGTTGCCAACAAAGGGCGTGAAACTTGGGTAAAAATCCTGTTGGACATTGAAAACTACCGTAAACGGCGGGAAGAAACCCTAAGCAAATTGGCCCTGCGACTGGCGGACAAAGTCAAGCGCGGCGGCGAGCGCGTAGCGCTTGAGCCGATGAATTCGCACGAGCGCAAGATAATCCATATGGCGCTGCAGGACGACCGGCGGATCACTACATACAGCGAAGGCGAAGGCCATTACCGGCACGTGGTGATAATTCCCAAGAAATAA
- the mnmE gene encoding tRNA uridine-5-carboxymethylaminomethyl(34) synthesis GTPase MnmE — protein sequence MSPDTISAICTAAGEGAVGIVRISGPGSAPIAGKIFKAKSALSLEAADSHKMLYGHVCDQGDIIDEAFCVYMRAPRSYTAEDVVEIHCHGGRAALGKVLALTRAHGARMAEPGEFTQRAFLNGRIDLAQAEAVMSIIRAGSASALRQAVYQQEGMLSAEIKAMRAKLKDLLARARAALDYPEEDLRPPSAAEELALLTELKDQADRLLNTAPAGRIIKDGLRAVIAGRPNVGKSSLLNSLAGYEAAIVTEVAGTTRDSIEQELILGDMPLILVDTAGVRETADKVEKIGIEKSLEKMGRADLILFVLDGSEPLTADDRFLLANFPGKPCLVLINKSDLPARASRAEVKALASCAGDDIINISVKDKSGWPILQERLRQKAGGAGALLTEGACVQEQRHAELLAKAAASLGDAKAAARADLPLDCLLIDCENAFCELGKITGETASDEILREIFSRFCLGK from the coding sequence ATGTCCCCTGACACGATAAGCGCCATTTGCACAGCCGCCGGCGAAGGCGCGGTCGGCATTGTGCGGATAAGCGGCCCGGGCAGCGCGCCGATCGCCGGCAAAATATTCAAAGCCAAAAGCGCTCTTTCGCTTGAGGCGGCGGACAGCCATAAAATGCTTTACGGGCACGTTTGCGATCAAGGCGATATAATTGACGAAGCCTTTTGCGTCTACATGCGCGCCCCCCGTTCCTATACGGCGGAAGATGTCGTGGAGATTCATTGCCACGGCGGGCGGGCGGCCTTAGGGAAAGTCTTGGCGCTGACCCGCGCGCACGGGGCGCGCATGGCCGAGCCGGGGGAATTTACCCAAAGGGCTTTTTTGAACGGGCGCATAGATTTGGCCCAGGCGGAGGCCGTAATGTCCATAATCCGCGCTGGCAGCGCGTCGGCTTTGCGGCAGGCGGTTTATCAGCAGGAGGGGATGTTGTCCGCCGAAATAAAAGCTATGCGCGCCAAGCTGAAAGACCTGCTGGCGCGGGCGCGGGCGGCGCTTGACTACCCGGAAGAAGATTTGCGTCCGCCGTCCGCCGCCGAAGAGCTCGCCCTGCTTACGGAACTTAAAGATCAGGCGGACCGGCTGCTGAATACCGCCCCGGCCGGCCGGATAATCAAAGACGGCTTGCGGGCGGTGATCGCCGGCCGGCCAAATGTGGGAAAATCCAGCCTGCTCAATAGCCTGGCCGGGTATGAGGCCGCCATCGTCACGGAAGTGGCGGGTACGACTAGGGACAGCATAGAGCAGGAGCTGATTTTGGGGGACATGCCGCTGATTCTTGTCGATACGGCGGGAGTGAGGGAAACGGCCGACAAAGTGGAGAAAATCGGCATAGAAAAAAGCCTGGAAAAAATGGGGCGGGCTGACCTGATTTTGTTTGTTTTGGACGGATCGGAACCTTTGACGGCGGACGATCGGTTTTTGTTGGCCAATTTCCCGGGCAAACCCTGCCTTGTTTTGATCAACAAAAGCGATCTGCCGGCAAGGGCGTCGCGCGCCGAAGTAAAAGCTCTCGCAAGCTGTGCGGGGGATGACATTATCAACATATCCGTGAAAGATAAAAGCGGCTGGCCGATTTTGCAAGAGCGCCTGCGGCAAAAGGCCGGCGGCGCGGGCGCTCTTTTGACGGAAGGGGCCTGTGTGCAGGAACAGAGGCACGCCGAACTTCTGGCAAAAGCGGCGGCCAGCCTTGGCGACGCAAAAGCGGCGGCGCGCGCGGATTTGCCGCTGGACTGCCTCTTGATCGACTGTGAAAACGCTTTTTGCGAATTGGGGAAAATTACAGGCGAGACGGCCAGCGATGAAATACTGCGGGAAATATTTTCCCGGTTTTGTTTGGGCAAATAG